TTCAGAGACTTCATCACCAATTTTTAACACCAACTCTGCAAGGTCTGTTTTGTTAGGAATTAGTGTGGTGGTATGACACAATGATTGGTCTTTAACATTTAGTTGAAAATTTTCTAATGCGCTAGAATATAGGTTTATATTATCAAAATTCAATTGTTTTTTAATGTTATTGATATTTGCAAAAGAATTTAAAATAACGCAACCACTTTCAGGAATAATAATTGTTTGTGCATCTGGTTGTGCTTCGTAGTTAGCAGAAGGTGCAACATTCAAGTTAAAGCTTGCTTTTGATTTTTGATACGTGGCTTCTGGAATAGAAGTGTTTTTTCCACAGCTTGCAAGTAAAATTGAAAGCAAAGAAAATGGTATGCTAATTTTTCCTAAATTATTTTTTTTATTCATGTACTTATACCTTAAAAAAAAGTTTTTATTAGCTAAAAAAGACAAAATTGCTAACTTCTTTTATTTATATTTTTATTTAATTGTTGTCAAATAACAATTTTTTAAGGTATAATTAAAAATTAAAGATTTAAATTTAAAAATAATAATAAAAATAAAAATTTATATTTAAAATAATATTGTTAAATTTATATTATTAAAAAATTTAAGTTGTTAAATAATTTTTTGGGTTTTTAATTTTCTTCAAAATATCCTTCATCGTTTTCAAAAGAATGTATTGTTTTTTCTTGTGATTCTTTTCGCCATAAAAACCAAGATAAAGATTGTTCTTCAAGCCATGAATATTGTTCTTTAATATGAATTGGAATATGCAAATCACAAAATAATTTAGCTTCTTCATAGGTTGCGTGTTGATTGTGTTCAAGCCAAAAGCGAAATTTTTCTTTAAAATCATTTTTATCAAACATAATATTCACGCCTTTTAGCTGAATAGTTTTGCGATCTCTGTTTTTGTGCAGACATCTCCTTATTATTCGGAAAAAAAGAGGGTATCTTGAGTGTTTTTTTTTAGTTACTGTGTAATTATAACAGCGGTTTATAGCTTTTAGAGGAGTTTTGTATTTTTTAATTTTTAATTGAGGAGTGGGTGTATGCATCGAATTAGTCTTGAGTCTAAGTTTGTCACCAATGATATTTTATTTGAATTAAAACAAGCTGATGCATTGCATATTTCTCTAGAATTAAAATCTTTTTTATTAGAGTGTGAGTATCCTTGGAAGGCGTTGGGCAATACTCTAACTCAATTTATTCAAAAAAATATTCAACTTATAGAGCCACAGCATCGAATTTTAGGTCAAGTCAGTCCTGCAGCATTTTTAGAAAATTTAGAAAATATTGTCATTAAAGAAGGAGCTGTTGTCGAAGCGGGTGCTTATATTAGCGGTCCTTGTATTATTGAATCTAAGGCAGTGGTTCGTCATGGAGCCTACATTCGAGGTTCGGTATTTGTCGGCGAAGGCGCTGTTGTGGGTCATACCACTGAATGTAAGGGCTCTATTTTGCTGCCTTATGCGAAAGCTGCGCATTTTAATTATGTAGGGGATTCTATTTTAGGGTATGACTCTAACCTAGGAGCCGGAACTAAACTTGCAAATTTAAAAATTAATCACAGTTATGTATTAATTGTATTAGATAATAAAAAGGTTGATACGGGGCTTAAGAAATTTGGTGCCGTTCTGGGGAATAGAGCGCAAACCGGTTGCAATGCAGTGACAAACCCTGGAACCATTATGCTTCCCGAGGCGGTTTTGTTTCCAAATCAAACCGCCTTAGGAATTGTAAAGAGATAAGCTAATAAAATTATTGGCCTAGGTACTTGTTGTAAATTTTTGCAACAGTGCCATCGTCTCTCATTTTCTTTAATGTGGTATTGAGTTTTTTAATAAACTCATCGCTTGCTGATTTGTGAAACGCCGCATAGAGTTCTGTTTTTTCAAAAGTCAGAAGTGGAGTGAGCTGTCCTGCTTTGGCTCTTTTTGCAGTCCATGGCCCCAATACTGAGCCCGATGCCCAAAGGTCAATTCTTCCTGCTTCAAGTTTTAAGGCGCTTTGTTGGTCGTTTGTTGCAATATCTAAGTTTTTCTTAGGTTGAAAACCTTTTTTAATTAAATAATCTGTAATTGCGTTGCCATTATAAACACCAACAGTGTATTTTTTAGCATCTTCTAGGTTGTTCAGTTTAATTTTTGTCCCTTTTTTTCCAAACATGACCCAGTCATTTGAGGCAAGAGGTCCAACCCACTTGAATAGAGTTTCTCTTTCTGGAGTTCGTGTCGTTGAGTAGAGAGCCGTATTCGGTTCATTAAGAGCCATTTTATATCCCCGTGCCCATGGAAACACTTCAAGGGTAAATTCTATTTTTTCCCTTTTTAATAACTCTTTCATAATATCTGTTGAAATTCCAATGGTTTGCTTGTTTTCTACCATATTAAATGGAGGAACAAAATCTTCGGTAATAACTGTAATTTTATCTTTAGCATGCGTTACTTGTAACGTTAGAAAAGACGAGATAAATAACAAAATTTTTAATGAAATTGGGTTCTTCATGTTTTTCCTTTCTCTCTTTCTTAAATTAAATAAACCAAGTCATATGTTTATCTATCGGTAGAAAATTAAAATAAAGTAGAGAATTTTATAAAATCAGTTAACTTTGTGTAAATAAATAAATAAAAAAAATATGTAATAATTAAAAAAAAAAATTATAATCAGTACTTTTCGTCGATACAAAGGAACTTGTGTCTTTTTAATTTTTTAAAAAAAGGAGAAATTGTTTTAAATTTTAGTAGATAATCATTAGAATTTCTTTTTGCAACACTATATTTTTTAAAGGAGCAGTATGTATAAGAGTAAAATAAATTACATTTTTATATTTTTAGCAGCAACTTTTTTTGTTTCATGTAAAAATAATGATGACATTAAAACAGCTCAGGTTAAGTTAAAAAACTTAAACATGCTCAGTTCACAAAATAATAATGATGATGAATATTCTGAGGAAACCTTGATTAAAACCGGAGAAAGCGCTCCAGCGTCAATATTTCAAGGGTTTAATAAAATGGGATTTTCATTTACAGAATTTTGTCTTGAAAAGAAAAATGTAGAGTATCCAAAAGAAGTGGAAAGAACAGTTGTAAATTTAAGTGAAAACTTAAAAGAAAACGATTTTAAAAATGCGTTGCATGTTGGTAGCTCTGCAGAAATTTCAATTAAAGGTTTTGATATTTCACCAGAATTAAAATTTTCTAAAGAAGCCGCAGTGAGTCGTCTTAGTCGTTCAATAACATATTCTGTTTATGTAAAACTTGGCGAAGCAAAATTTGTAAATAATCCTAATGATAGTTTAAAAATTAACCCTTACTTAAATAAGTATTTTAACAATTCTGGAGAGCTGATTGATTCTTATCGGTTTGTTAAAAAATGCGGTGATGAGGTTGTGACATCGCAAAAGCTATCAGCAAAAGTATTAATCACATTAAAATTGAATTTTGACTCCATTAGTTTATTAAAAAGCTTTGAATCAAAAGTCGGTATTGCAAGTAATGTATTAAAAGTTGGAGAAAAAATTGGAGTTAATATCAATCTTAAAGAACTTGATGAAAATACAAAAAAAGGTGTGCATTTAAATTTATATGCAATTCAGTTGGGTGGTAAGCCAATTGAGCTAACAAGAATTGTTGGCGCAAAAAATTCTTGTAATTTAAATAAAATTGAAGAGTGTGTTAATACTATTAATAAATTAACACAATATGTTTCTGAATCATTCTATTCTCAACTTGATGCTAATAATATTGCGACATGGTTTGTAGAGACTTCAAATACGACGCCTTATGATGAGTTGAATATTGTAAATCAAGAAGAAAATTTATTATCATTTAATTGGACTAAAAATTATGCAGAATCAACTAGCTATTCATCATTAAGAACAATAGTTAATCAAAAAATATCAAAAGAAGTTGATAATTATTTTGTAGCTAACAATATTTTAGAAAATTTAAGTCTAACAGACAAAGAAAGAGAGTCAATTAATGATGTTATAAAAAATTCTCAGCAAAATATTGATTCACTACAAAATTTTTCCAAAGAGTGCTATAAAGATTTATCAAATTGTTTAGCAAATTCTGAAACTATGTTACAACAAATTTTGTTAAAATATGACGATTCTGTATTGAATATAAAATTTGGTACTTTAATTGCTAAAGTTAAATCTAGTAAAATACCTTTACCGGGTCAAAAAAATCAATCTTCAGAAGATTTTTTAGATATTAAGAGTATTATTGATAGTGGAAAATATCATAGTATTTTCTTTAGAACCAAAACAATAGACAATCAAGAAATCTCTGA
This region of Spirobacillus cienkowskii genomic DNA includes:
- a CDS encoding substrate-binding periplasmic protein, producing the protein MKNPISLKILLFISSFLTLQVTHAKDKITVITEDFVPPFNMVENKQTIGISTDIMKELLKREKIEFTLEVFPWARGYKMALNEPNTALYSTTRTPERETLFKWVGPLASNDWVMFGKKGTKIKLNNLEDAKKYTVGVYNGNAITDYLIKKGFQPKKNLDIATNDQQSALKLEAGRIDLWASGSVLGPWTAKRAKAGQLTPLLTFEKTELYAAFHKSASDEFIKKLNTTLKKMRDDGTVAKIYNKYLGQ